GCCATCATCCTTATTTTTACGTTAGCAAATATGTTGTGGTTTTTCGGGATTCATCCAAATATGGTTTATGGTGTAGTGATGCCCGTGATGACAGCCAATATGTTAGCGAATATGACCGCTTATCAACAACACCAAGAACTACCGTATCTTGCCATGGCCGTTGTTTCTTATGTTTGCGGAAACTCTTTTGGTGGTCAAGGAAGTACGTATGGCTTAGTGATTTCCATGTTTACTGCAAAATCAGAGCGATACAAATCGTTGTTTAAATTAGCAGGTCCGCCAGTTATCTTTAACGTGAATGAGCCGTTGATTTTCGGTATGCCGTTGATGCTAAACCCATTCTTCTTTGTACCAATGGTCGCTTCTCCTTTATTAATGGGCGGCATTGCTTGGGGCATGTTATCGATCTTAGACTTTTCCAAATACAATCCATTGATCGCTCTACCTTGGACAACACCAGCACCAATTGCGATGGCCTTGAAAGGTGGATTTAATTACCTACTGATCTTCATTGTTTTATTGATCGTGAATGTACTTGTGTGGTATCCGTTCTTTAAAATGGCAGATAAAAAAGAGTATCTGTTAGAACAAGAAAACGCAAAAACAGCAGAGGTTTAATCCCCTGCTGTTTTGCCGCTATTAATAAGCGTTAAGTGTATTTAACATTTCAGTATAACCTAAACTTCTAGCATAATCTTCAGCTGTTCGTCCAGTATTGTCTTTCAATGTCTTATCTGCGCCGCCTTCTAACAGAACTTTGACGATTTGTTGATAGATTTCAGATCCGTCTCTTAACGCAACGGCTTCGATCAAAGCGGTATAACCATAATTATTTTGATGATCGATAGCTGCTCTTCCATCTTTTAATAGCAGTTTAACATTTTCAAGATGACCTTTTTCAGCTGCTGGAATCAAGGCATTCCCGCCAAAGCGATTCACTTTTTGCTGATCTGGTACTTGTTTTTCTAGCATGTAAGCCAGAATTTCTGTTTTTCCTTGGGCTCCGGCATACAAATAAGGACTATCCGAAATATGATCTTGTAAGTTAATATCGGCTCCTGCATCGATCAACATCTTTGCAATAGCAACGAAGTTTTGATGCGTTGCAACTAAAAGTGGCGTTTCACCTTGAGCGTTGACTTCATCGATCGTATAGTTTTTATCTGCCAATATCGCTTGCACTTTTGCAGCATCATTATCCGTTACTGCTTGAATCAAAGAACCTGCTGGAAAAGATGGAGTTGATGATTCAGTTGCGTTCATTGCCTGTTCATCTTTCGCTTCACTTGATTGTTTTGTACTACTTTTATCAGTCGTCATCCTTGTACTCTCCTTTATTGGTTGGTTTAGATTCGCTTTTTTAGATTGGCACGCCGAAAAAATAAGGACCAGTGATATCAGTAATGATATCTTTAGCAAATTTTTTTTCCTACGCATAAGCATCCTCCTTTAGTTTTATTTATATTCAGTATAAGACATAAATATAAACAAACTATAAACACACTTTGCCTTAGAAAACGTAAGGATGATTATTGCTTGTTAAAACAAAAAGCCACTAAATATTCTATTAAAGCAACAGTTGGAATCTGAGAGGATAAATCAAAGTTATACGGTAGCCGTTGATTTTCAATGTAGTATGGAATGTTGATCGTAGAAAGCTTGGCTAAGGTATTGTCATGTGTATTTGTAATACTGATAATTTGCCTACTACTTGATTTCAAAAGTTGAACCATCTCAATAATTTCAGCTGTTTCACCTGAACTAGAGAATATAAGGATGACGCTGTTATCTTCTTTCATTTGAGTAGAAAGAAATGGCGCATACGGTTCATTTGAATGCATTGCTTTAAAACCGATCGTATTAAATTTTCTAGCAGCATAACTAGCCATGATTCCAGATGAACCCATTCCCACACAATAAATGAAACTTGATTGCTTCAAGAGACTACTCACTATTTCTACTTGCTCAATAACATTCTCAGCAAATACTTGATTGACAAAGATTTGCTCAAGTGAAATGGTATCGGTTATCCCTTTACCTGCAAGTTTGCTCACTTCATTTTTAACATAGCGCTGAAAATCGTGGTAAGAATCAAATCCGCATTTTCTTACGAATCGTGTTACAGTGGAAGGAGAACAAGGAATTTGAGTCGCAATTTCACGAGCAGAAAGAGTAAAGATCGTTTCTAAATTTCTAAAAATATAATTTTGCAGCACTTCGTCGGCATCAGATAAATTCTTGACTGCTGAGATTTTTTCTAGCATTGGCTTAACCTACTTACGTTAAAATTTATGTGTACATTATAGTGGAGCCACTGATATAAGTAAAGGAACCAAATTCATATTACGCAAATTTAAAAATGAAGGAGATCGATTCTGATGAAAAAAATTCTTGTTTTGGATATAGGCGGGACATTTATTAAATATGGACTAGTTGTATCTGGTCAATTAGAACAGGTAAAAAAACAAGCGACCCCTAAAACGATGGATGCTTTTAACGTTTGTTTAAATAGGATAAAAAAGGAATTTCCAGAGCCTTTTGACGGTGTTTCAATTTCCATGCCAGGAATTATTGATGCTGAAAGTGGTTTTGCTGTTCATGGTGGTTCACTTGAATTTGTTCGACAGATGGATATTCGCACATTTTACGAAGCCATTTTTGATTGCACCGTTGCAGTGGAAAATGATGCACGCAGTGGAATCCTCGGGGAAATGAATCAAGGTCAACTAACAGGAATTGAAAATGCCGCTATGATTGTTTTAGGTACAGGTGTTGGTGGAAGCTTGATCGTGAATGGTCAGCTAGTTAAAGGCTTCCATCAAGCAGCTGGAGAACTCTCCTTAGTCCAAACAGATTCAGCTATGCGCCTTACTGATTTATTCGCTGTAAAAAATAGTGTCTATAGTTTATTAAAACCCTTCGCTAAAATGCTGAATAAACCAGTCGATAAAGTTAGTGGCGAAGCTTTTTTTGAATCAATCAAAAATGAAGAGCCCGCTGCACAAATTATTTTACAAGACTATTGTGATTCATTAGCTGTGCAAATTTGGAATCTACAAGCCATTTTGGACCCAGAAAAAATCGTGATTGGAGGCGGTATCAGTAGTCAAGCGATTCTATTGGATTATATTAAGCAGAGTCTGCAAAAAAACGTGACTAGTCTAAATATTGGCCCACTTGCTAGTATCATTGCTCCAAATGTCGTTTTAAGTTCATTAGGTAATGATGCCAACTTGATTGGCGCTTATTATCATTTCATAAGCAAGCATGGAAAATAAAAAAAGTGGGGCTGAGATATAACTCTTCGAGTTATATCTCAGCCCCTTAAAATCCGACTAAACGGTGGTAAAAAAGCAGATCCTTCTTAAATTATTTGAGCTAGGCGCTTTCTTCCCAACCTCGCTTTACTGTTTCTACTATCTACTCATCAATCGCTGTTACATCGATGTTCAATTCAAATAATTGTAATGGTGAAACCACACTTGGAGCACTTGTCATTGGGTCAGCTGCTTTCCCATTTTTAGGGAAGGCAATCACTTCGCGGATATTGTTTTCACCAGCTAACAACATCACTAAACGGTCTAAACCTAACGCAATTCCGCCATGTGGAGGGAAACCATAATCTAAAGCATCTAATAAGAAACCAAATTGTTCTTGGGCTGACTCTTTAGTGAACCCTAATGTTTCAAACATTTTTTCTTGTAACTCACGTTTGTGGATACGTAATGAACCGCCACCTAATTCATAACCATTTAAAACGATATCGTATGCTTCAGCATAAACTTTCGCTGGGTCTGTTGAAAGTAATTCAATATCAGATTCTTTAGGTTGCGTGAATGGATGGTGAGCAGAAACATAACGACCTGCTTCTTCATCATATTCAAACAATGGCCAGTCAACGACCCACAAGAAGTTGAATTTAGATTCGTCAATCAAGCCTAGTTCTTTCCCTAAACGAGAACGCACGGCACCTAATGCTGCGGCAACGATTTCTGGTTTATCTGCACCAAACATCAAAATGTCACCGACCTCAGCATTCGTTGCTTTGATCAACTCGTCAGAAACCTCTGTTAAGAATTTTGCGATTGGGCCTTTTAGACCATCTTCTTCCACTTTTAACCAAGCTAATCCTTTGGCACCAAATTGGCTTACATAAGTACCTAAGTTATCCATATCTTTTCTTGAATATTTATCTGCAGCACCTTTAGCATTCAAAGCTTTCACATGTCCGCCATTTTCCAAAGCCATTTGGAAGACTTTGAAATCAACATCTTTTACTACATCAGCGATATCGATCAATTCCATATCAAAACGAGTATCTGGCTTATCACTACCATAACGAGCCATTGCTTCGTCATAGCTAATACGTGGGAATGGCACTGTTACTTCGATACCTTTTGTTTCACGCATCACTTTTGCTAGCATTTCTTCAGTCATTGTTTGGATTTCTTCCGGTGACAAGAAGGTTGTTTCTAAATCCACTTGGGTAAATTCTGGTTGACGATCACCACGTAAATCTTCATCACGGAAACAGCGAACGATTTGGTAATAACGATCAAAACCAGCGTTCATCAATAACTGTTTGAAAATTTGCGGTGATTGCGGTAATGCGTAAAAGTGTCCTGCATGCACACGTGAAGGAACTAAATAGTCACGAGCGCCTTCTGGTGTTGATTTACCAAAATAAGGTGTTTCGATATCAATAAAATCAGTGTCATCTAAATAGTGACGAATCGATTTTGTGATTTCGTGACGTAATTTTAGATTTGCTGTCATTTGTGGGCGACGTAAATCTAAATAACGATATTTCATACGAATTTCATCGCCGACATTATTTTCATCTTCAATTAAAAATGGTGGTGTTTTTGCTGTATTTAAAATCGTGATAGCTGTTGCCATCACTTCAAATTCACCAGTTTTCATTTTAGGGTTGATTGCTTCTTTATCACGATAAGCTAATTCACCAGTGATTTCAATTACATATTCACTACGGCATTTATCCGCAATTTCCCACGCTTCTTTTGAATGCGCTGGGTTGAATACAACTTGTGCGATTCCTTCACGGTCACGTAAGTCGATAAAAATAACTCCGCCTAGGTCACGACGTTTTTGGACCCACCCTTTTAATGTGATTACCTGACCTACTAAATCTGCTGAAACTTCCCCGCAGTATACTGTTCTTTTTGTCATTAGCCTTTGCTCCTCTTCATTTTTTCCTTATTATTAATCAAACATCACGGTCATCATTTCATCATAGACTTCATCAAATCTTTCATAAATATCTGAAAGTGGGAATGCTTTTTCATTACGATTAGCCATTGATTTTACATTTACAATGCCTTCTGTTAATTCTGTTTCACCTAAAGTTAGGGCAAGTTTAGCATTTAATTTAGCAGCTGTTTTAAATTGCGCTTTTGCTTTACGATCCATAAAATCACGATCCGCTGAAAAACCAAAGTTACGGATTGCTTGAACCAATTTTAGCGATTCGATATTCGTTTGTTCACCGATTCCAACCACATAAGCATCGATTTCATTGATGACTGGAACGACAACACCTTCTGCTTCCATCGTAATCAAGACACGCTCGATCCCCATTGCAAAACCAAAACCAGGAGTTGCAGGTCCACCTAATTCTTCTACTAAACCATCATAGCGCCCACCCGCACAAATCGTAGCTTGAGCGCCCATTCCTGGTGCTTCACTCATGACTTCAAAAATCGTGTTCGTATAATAATCTAATCCACGAACCATATTGCTATCCACTTCAAATGGAATATTCAATTCATTCAACATCGTTTGAACTGTTTCAAAGTGCTCTTTTGACTCAGCACTTAAATAATCTAAAATCGATGGTGCATCAGCTACGATTGCTTGATCTTTTTTATCTTTACTATCTAAAACTCGTAAAGGATTTTCATGCAAACGTCGTTTTGAATCTTCACTTAGTTCAGCTGATCTCGGTTCTAAATAATCGATCAAAGCTTGACGATAAGCCGATCTGGTTGCTTTATCTCCTAAAGAATTGATTACTAATCGAATTTGATTGATTCCCAATTGTTTGAAAAAGTCTAGAGCCATTGCCATGCTTTCAACATCTACAGCTGGATTTACACTACCAAAAGCTTCTGCTCCGATTTGGTGAAATTGTCTTAAACGTCCAGCTTGAGGGCGTTCATAACGAAACATCGGTCCCATATAATATGTTTTATACGGTTTGGCAAATTCTGGTCCAAACAATTTGTTTTCAACAAACGAACGAACGATTGGCGCTGTTCCTTCTGGACGAAGTGTTACGTGACGATCTCCTTTATCGTAAAAATCATACATTTCTTTTGAAACGATATCGGTCGTATCCCCGACACTACGAGAAATGACTTCATAATGTTCAAAAATCGGCGTGCGGATTTCTTCATATTGGTAATCGCGAAAAATCAAACGAGCTGTTTCTTCAACAAATTGCCACTTTTCTGAAGTTCCTGGCAATAAGTCATTGGTTCCTTTTGGTTTTTGATAACTCATTTTTTTCATCTCCTAATTATTGTTCATTGTTTGTATTCTATTTTGATAAAGATCGGTTAAGAATTTGATTACTCTATGCTTACTTGAAAGAGTAGGTAGCGCTTTTTAATTGATCGACTCAATGTATGGTTTGGATTATAACGTTTGGTGATTCTCTAGTACGGTAACTTCTCTCACTTTGAACGCCTTGTATTGTCCATCATCCACTCTGGCGAAGCCAATCGTGGTCCTTCAAGACCTAATAAACAACTTAAATAGCTCTCACCGCTTCTTTTTCTGCCTTAAGCGTTGGGTGATTCTCTAGTACGGTGACTTCTCTCACTTTGTTCGCCTTGTATTGTTCATCATCCACTCTGGCGAAGCCAATCGTAGTACTTCAAGACCTAATAAACAACTTAAATAGTCATCACCGCTTCTTTTTCTACCTTAAGCGTTGGGTGATTCTCTAGTACGGTAACTTCTCTCACTTCGTTCGCCAAGTATTGTTCATCATCCACTCTGGCGAAGCCAATCGTGGTGATTCACAACAAAAACTCGCCCTTGTATAAATACAAGGGCGAGTGAATAGACACACGCGGTACCACCTAAGTTCGAAAGATTGCTCTTTCCTCCAACGATTAACGCTCGCAACGGAACGGCTTTTCCTCCGTTCATCTCCAGAATGTCTTTCGATTTATCTAACGAAGTTGCTTTCAGCCTCGGCAACTTTCTCTTCTACGATCAGTTAAAAATCTACTCGTTCTTTCATCGATTTTTTTATAGTATCTATAAATTACTAGAGATTGTATATAAAGTCAAGCAGAATTTCAGTTTAGTTTACACTAACCAATGTAAAACGAATAACAATTATTACTGACTACTTAAGGTTTCCCAAACAGTTAACGCATCCCGCATTCCTTTAACATTATGGACTCGGACAATTTCTACTCCTTGATTAGCAGCAAATAATGAAGCGGAAATCGAACCAAAGTCCCGCTCTAATGGATTTTTTTCATTCGTCAATGCAGCGATCGTTCTTTTTCTAGATACACCATACAACAAGGGATACTCTTTATAGCGAAACACTTTAGGATATTTTAAAATCTCAATATTTTCTTCCTGTGATTTGCCAAAACCAATCCCCGGGTCAAAACAAATCCGTGTCGAATCAATCCCGACCTTTTGACAGAGATCGATTTTTTCTTGATAAAACTGTTGAATATCCACGGCTACTGACAGCTCACTACGTCTTTTACGTGAGTGCATGATCACTAAGCCGCTATCTGGGTATTTTTGCGCAACTTCGATCATTCCTTTTGTATCCAACCCTTTGATGTCATTGATGATACTGGCGCCTTTTGCTAATGCCGCATCTGCAACTTCTGGAAAATACGTATCAATAGAAATAGGTTTTTCTGTTCTTTTTCTGATAGCTTCTACTATTGGCAAGATCCGCTCTTTTTCTTCTTCCGCTGAAATTTCTTGATAGTTCGGACGTGTGGATTGTCCGCCGATATCAATGATGTCAACGCCTGCCTCCAACATTTCTTCACAATGGGCTAGTGCTTTATCTAGCTGATTAAAATACCCGCCATCTGAAAATGAATCTGGTGTTACGTTTAAAATCCCCATGATTTGAGTTGTTTTATTAGTAAAATATCCCTCTTTCATCCTCTTTGTTGCTCCTTTAATGTTTCAATTAATTGTTTTAAAGCCGATACCCTCGGACTTAAATGATTCCGTTGCACTTTAGGTAGTTGAGCAAGAGTTTTATGTTTTTCCGGTAAATAAAAAATTTTATCAAACCCATAACCCATTTCGCCGACTTCTTTTGTTGTTAGTTCTCCTTTAAGTTCTTGTTCTGAAGTAAGATACTCCCCATTTGGCCAAGCATAGGCTACTACAGCATGCAGACTGATCCCTCGTGTGAATGATTCGTGTCCTTCAAATAATGTAAACAGCTGGTGGTTCTTTTCTGAATCTGTCATATTCGGTTTAAAAAATCGCGCAGTCTCAACTCCCAAAAGATCAGGAAAAGCTTCAATTTCTAAACCACCATCATCTGCCAATACTGGCTTTCCAAGCATTTTGGCATAAAATTGCGCTTTGATCAGCGCATTTTCTGTATATGTTTTGCCTGTTTCTGCTACATCATAGCTTTTGTGTGTGTAGTTCGTGTATGGAACAAATGTGATTTCCTCTTTAGGATAGGCAGTTTGTATTTCTTGTAGCTTCCCTTGATTATTTGTGCCGACAATAATATCCATTCCATTCATCCTTTACGCTTCAATCGCTCTTAAAAAGTCATCCTTACACTCTCGATTCGTTTTGAACACCCCTTGATAATGGAAAGTTTTCGTTAAACTGTGCGGTGATTTAACACCACGCATTGTCATACACATATGCTCCGCCTCAATTGCAACAGCCACCCCTTTAACAGGTACATGTTCGACAAGTTTGTTTGCGATCATTATCGTTAAATCTTCCTGAACACTTGGACGTTTGGCACAATATTCTACCAATCGTGGTAACTTACTTAAGCCTAATACTTTACTTTCATCAGGAATATAAGCGATATGTACTTTCCCATAAAATGGTAATAGGTGATGTTCACACATAGAATAAAATTGAATATCTTTGACCAACACCATATCGTCTTCATTCAGGCTATCAAATAGAGCATAATCATCAAATTCTGGCGCTCTTAAAGAAGAAAATACTTCGTTATACATTTTGGATACACGTCTTGGCGTATCTTTAACACCCGCTCGATCGGGGTCTTCGCCGATCGCATTTAGAATTTGTTTAACTGCCTGCTCGATTGCTTCTAGTTGTTTTTCATCCATCTTTTTACCAACTTTCTTTACTAAGCCAAACCTCAGCTTGATTCCCTGTACTTGCGATCAGTTCATCAAAAGACTTTCCTTGGAAGGTAGCTTCTGGATAGATATCTTTTAATGGAACTAACACAAATGATCGCTTAAGCATTTCCTTATGAGGAATAGTCAAACGTTCTGTCGCTACTTGTTCATCACCCATCAATAAAATATCGATATCTAATGTTCGCGGTCCCCAATGAATCAAGCGCTCTCTACCAAGAGACTTTTCAATTGCTTGTGTTTTTTCGAGTAATTGAAGAGGTTCACAAGTTGTGCTGATTTGAATCACAGCATTATAATAATTTTCTTGTGGAACATCTCCATAAGGTAATGTTTCGTAAAGTTTTGATTTTCTCATTACTTGAATATCGCTTTCTTGATCCAGCAATTCAACTGCCTTTTGCAGCGTCTCTAAACGATTTCCCAAATTACTGCCC
This sequence is a window from Enterococcus sp. 7F3_DIV0205. Protein-coding genes within it:
- the aspS gene encoding aspartate--tRNA ligase; translation: MTKRTVYCGEVSADLVGQVITLKGWVQKRRDLGGVIFIDLRDREGIAQVVFNPAHSKEAWEIADKCRSEYVIEITGELAYRDKEAINPKMKTGEFEVMATAITILNTAKTPPFLIEDENNVGDEIRMKYRYLDLRRPQMTANLKLRHEITKSIRHYLDDTDFIDIETPYFGKSTPEGARDYLVPSRVHAGHFYALPQSPQIFKQLLMNAGFDRYYQIVRCFRDEDLRGDRQPEFTQVDLETTFLSPEEIQTMTEEMLAKVMRETKGIEVTVPFPRISYDEAMARYGSDKPDTRFDMELIDIADVVKDVDFKVFQMALENGGHVKALNAKGAADKYSRKDMDNLGTYVSQFGAKGLAWLKVEEDGLKGPIAKFLTEVSDELIKATNAEVGDILMFGADKPEIVAAALGAVRSRLGKELGLIDESKFNFLWVVDWPLFEYDEEAGRYVSAHHPFTQPKESDIELLSTDPAKVYAEAYDIVLNGYELGGGSLRIHKRELQEKMFETLGFTKESAQEQFGFLLDALDYGFPPHGGIALGLDRLVMLLAGENNIREVIAFPKNGKAADPMTSAPSVVSPLQLFELNIDVTAIDE
- the folE gene encoding GTP cyclohydrolase I FolE; this translates as MDEKQLEAIEQAVKQILNAIGEDPDRAGVKDTPRRVSKMYNEVFSSLRAPEFDDYALFDSLNEDDMVLVKDIQFYSMCEHHLLPFYGKVHIAYIPDESKVLGLSKLPRLVEYCAKRPSVQEDLTIMIANKLVEHVPVKGVAVAIEAEHMCMTMRGVKSPHSLTKTFHYQGVFKTNRECKDDFLRAIEA
- a CDS encoding ankyrin repeat domain-containing protein: MRRKKNLLKISLLISLVLIFSACQSKKANLNQPIKESTRMTTDKSSTKQSSEAKDEQAMNATESSTPSFPAGSLIQAVTDNDAAKVQAILADKNYTIDEVNAQGETPLLVATHQNFVAIAKMLIDAGADINLQDHISDSPYLYAGAQGKTEILAYMLEKQVPDQQKVNRFGGNALIPAAEKGHLENVKLLLKDGRAAIDHQNNYGYTALIEAVALRDGSEIYQQIVKVLLEGGADKTLKDNTGRTAEDYARSLGYTEMLNTLNAY
- a CDS encoding non-canonical purine NTP pyrophosphatase, whose translation is MNGMDIIVGTNNQGKLQEIQTAYPKEEITFVPYTNYTHKSYDVAETGKTYTENALIKAQFYAKMLGKPVLADDGGLEIEAFPDLLGVETARFFKPNMTDSEKNHQLFTLFEGHESFTRGISLHAVVAYAWPNGEYLTSEQELKGELTTKEVGEMGYGFDKIFYLPEKHKTLAQLPKVQRNHLSPRVSALKQLIETLKEQQRG
- the hisS gene encoding histidine--tRNA ligase; translated protein: MSYQKPKGTNDLLPGTSEKWQFVEETARLIFRDYQYEEIRTPIFEHYEVISRSVGDTTDIVSKEMYDFYDKGDRHVTLRPEGTAPIVRSFVENKLFGPEFAKPYKTYYMGPMFRYERPQAGRLRQFHQIGAEAFGSVNPAVDVESMAMALDFFKQLGINQIRLVINSLGDKATRSAYRQALIDYLEPRSAELSEDSKRRLHENPLRVLDSKDKKDQAIVADAPSILDYLSAESKEHFETVQTMLNELNIPFEVDSNMVRGLDYYTNTIFEVMSEAPGMGAQATICAGGRYDGLVEELGGPATPGFGFAMGIERVLITMEAEGVVVPVINEIDAYVVGIGEQTNIESLKLVQAIRNFGFSADRDFMDRKAKAQFKTAAKLNAKLALTLGETELTEGIVNVKSMANRNEKAFPLSDIYERFDEVYDEMMTVMFD
- the folK gene encoding 2-amino-4-hydroxy-6-hydroxymethyldihydropteridine diphosphokinase, giving the protein MTISYLALGSNLGNRLETLQKAVELLDQESDIQVMRKSKLYETLPYGDVPQENYYNAVIQISTTCEPLQLLEKTQAIEKSLGRERLIHWGPRTLDIDILLMGDEQVATERLTIPHKEMLKRSFVLVPLKDIYPEATFQGKSFDELIASTGNQAEVWLSKESW
- a CDS encoding MurR/RpiR family transcriptional regulator, encoding MLEKISAVKNLSDADEVLQNYIFRNLETIFTLSAREIATQIPCSPSTVTRFVRKCGFDSYHDFQRYVKNEVSKLAGKGITDTISLEQIFVNQVFAENVIEQVEIVSSLLKQSSFIYCVGMGSSGIMASYAARKFNTIGFKAMHSNEPYAPFLSTQMKEDNSVILIFSSSGETAEIIEMVQLLKSSSRQIISITNTHDNTLAKLSTINIPYYIENQRLPYNFDLSSQIPTVALIEYLVAFCFNKQ
- the folP gene encoding dihydropteroate synthase, with the translated sequence MKEGYFTNKTTQIMGILNVTPDSFSDGGYFNQLDKALAHCEEMLEAGVDIIDIGGQSTRPNYQEISAEEEKERILPIVEAIRKRTEKPISIDTYFPEVADAALAKGASIINDIKGLDTKGMIEVAQKYPDSGLVIMHSRKRRSELSVAVDIQQFYQEKIDLCQKVGIDSTRICFDPGIGFGKSQEENIEILKYPKVFRYKEYPLLYGVSRKRTIAALTNEKNPLERDFGSISASLFAANQGVEIVRVHNVKGMRDALTVWETLSSQ
- a CDS encoding ROK family protein → MKKILVLDIGGTFIKYGLVVSGQLEQVKKQATPKTMDAFNVCLNRIKKEFPEPFDGVSISMPGIIDAESGFAVHGGSLEFVRQMDIRTFYEAIFDCTVAVENDARSGILGEMNQGQLTGIENAAMIVLGTGVGGSLIVNGQLVKGFHQAAGELSLVQTDSAMRLTDLFAVKNSVYSLLKPFAKMLNKPVDKVSGEAFFESIKNEEPAAQIILQDYCDSLAVQIWNLQAILDPEKIVIGGGISSQAILLDYIKQSLQKNVTSLNIGPLASIIAPNVVLSSLGNDANLIGAYYHFISKHGK